The Schistocerca nitens isolate TAMUIC-IGC-003100 chromosome 2, iqSchNite1.1, whole genome shotgun sequence nucleotide sequence CTCCTGTTCGCTGCCGCTGCTGATCCCGTTATCTTTCTTTTGACCAGGTGACCTCTTCCTTTTCTGTAACAACAGCGACACTTGCGTTGTGACACGTCAAATTGACACGTAAGTTCATACAGGTGTCTGGACAAATCCCTACGCTCTCGCTACCGTATAGCTGCGGTCTCTTGTTGCGCACAACCTTCCCCAACCACTGTCATACATGACGTATTTCGCATTGTCCATTGTCACGTAATCCATCTCTCCTATCATCATCAACGTCTGGACATCATCTTTTTCGCAGGTAACTACCGCCTCCTTGACCGCACCGGGCATCTGTGCCAGCTAAATATGCCGCAATGTCATGTCTGGTAAGTCTTCTTCTTCGACGATGTCCCGCAGGTCTCGCCAATACTCGGAGAGATCCTGTCTTCCAGCTGTTCATTCAACAGCTGTTGTTTGCGTTGTTCAAGTGGTTTAGACATTCTGTCGATCAGTAACTTCTTTTAAAAATGTGTATCACTGTTCCGTGGTTGGCCTAAGCATTATGTCCGCTGCTGTAGTAGCAGCTTTGGTGTCTAATGCGTTTCGGTCACCGCAAGCTTCGTGTCGTAAGCGTACgttcatatcgctggcttagttgcggagtatctttgcgggcagcgttttacgcagagtcgagcacgggacacggaactgttatgttgtgttgcgGGTAACTCTGCAAgtgagaggcattgttattatGGAAATTCAAGTGTTGCTTCATGTGCTACTACAGTAAAATGATGAAATATgggagtgattcagaggaaagtgcgtaatgatgtatttaaaaatgagcagtgccgccgataacgcatttgtgtatcctctcgttgcgtgtcgcacatcaatcatccgcgccgtgttccgtctcccagatgaactaatgtgaatcagtaatactatttaccacaaaagagagcacTTAAGtgtcagtgtcttgtagcgagcgtgagaacgtgcgttcggtcaccgcgtttccgcatcatcaacaatcaaccgcgccgcgacggttatgtGCACGCTCGTAcaattgagaactgtgaactgtaaattaactTTATGAGCAGTGTTATATTATTACTAGTGTCTAGGAGGACTGGGACCAGATATTCGTATGTGTGACGAGCATAAGAACttccgttcgatcattcggcttctgcATCGTCATCATTAACCACCCGTGTCGTGTCAGTTACGCGTACGCTTGTCCAAGTggtattgtggacagataatcatctagaagttggcatcaaaacttatgacttagaatgtaagcagtgcaacctgtgatttcttatCTTCTCAGAATAtaatgttcataccagacataggacagtgttgtgcttgacgttgagtggctcccccaaaacccgcttgcatatttggATTCATAATTTGAGGCAAGCCAGTagaagtgtggagcagaacaatacgaacgcagcgggattatcaggtacgtggtgtggatagGGCGCAGGGTCAAGAAGCGGTTAGAAGCGAGATTCCAGGGCCTGCAAATGAGAGGCATTGTTATTATGGAAATTCAAGTGTTGCTTCAAATGATACTACAGTAAAGTGATGTTACATGGGTCGTGggcaatttccaagaatgattgccaatCGAAGTCTCaggtgtccaaacgatacatatcgaacgtgcgatagtaaatcgactatggaagtctcgtggcgtgcgttatgatcaattatttgtaatCGTCATTTTCATTAGTTTTCCGTTGTTCCTTTACTTCGTGTACATTACATTCCCACCGTAATTATTTGTGATTTGATTGGGAAACCCATACAGTTTCTGTCCATAGCTACTGTAATGTCTGCTGTTTCTCATGTTTCTTCTACAGATTGTCTgacatggaaaactctaattccatgcatatccaGCATAGAGAAATGTTTGACTTTTTACCGCAAATATGGACTTCTgccggacgaggaaaggagggactgtgttgacTGGTGCTGCGAAGTCTGTAAACTTCATAAGAGGAGTGTCGACACTGAGATACTGTTGCAATTTCGTTGCAGACTTTGCATAAAGCGAACCAGcatcaggaaaaatacgtggttcgagtcctcGAAATTATCCATTCAGGCGAGCGTAAttcttgtgtcgtgctggattACGCGTTACAAGCCACAGCATCAGAACCTGAGTTATCCGCAAATACCATGTGTGACTATTTCGAGTTTTGCGGAGAAGTCTGTTACGTGATAGTGACAAATAATAGTGTGCCAATTGGTAGAGCGAATAAAATTGTAGTAGACGATCTCATATTGCTAGACGAAAgaaccagagaggacgaccttctaaaagtgaaatagatcatatttgggtattcggtggGATAGAAAGAGAGTGCcgcaagtgtttcgttgtgagGATATTGTCCCAAGACAAGCTGACTTTAGTGGGTCACATAAAACACTTCATACTGCCTGAAACAAAAGTCATCAGAGATGGGTTTCAGTTATACGAGACTCTAAAAGCTGAAGGGTTCGACCACGAATTCGTGAACCATTCTGTTGAGTTCGTCTTTTTGGAGGATACCAATGTCCACACCCAGAATGTTGAGTGGCTGTGGGAGTCTGTCAGGTctaccataaaaagagaagggcgtccaggacaaagagacgaactgtacttgttccagtacctatacttccacaacttgcgtttgcagggaaaaGTCGACGCGtgcgacactctgccgatattcctgCGCGATGTCGGCAGAGTTTACCCCGGCTACAGGAAAAAAGGAATTGCCCCTGTAGCTTACACATTACACAGACTATCACAAGACGATAACACCGACCACAAGTaaggtaagtcatctcctttgaatttacaagagcttctctaacgcttttcttttgtcgttgctgcagTGACAACttcaaacatactcataacgcccgccacgagacttccataaaCGATTTACTATCGCaccttcgatatgtatcgtttggatccctccgacttcgataggcaatcgttcttggaaattaccgcaACGTGTATTCAGAACCTGAAATTTCGTATAAGAAGTGCCATATAATTACTTTGAAGAGTGAACTATTTCTGTGTAAACAGTGACTGTTAATTTGGATTGTTGATTGACGTCACGTGAGCCTTGGTGTATGTACGTCAAAGAAGTTGTGACACAGTGTATTCTCATCCGATCCGTGACAGTGCAAAGAACTAGTGCTACGAAGTAAACATACTCCACGGTGGTGCGCTTTTGACGATGCTAGCGCCACCTATGTGTAAATGTGAGCACTTATTTGGTAGCCATTACGGTAGACGACGTTAGTGTCACCTATGGGCAAAAGTGAAACCTTTGTTTGGCAGCCACCATCGTATACGGCTTGAGTGACGTCTAGGAGCGACGCTGCAAATATTACCACACTTTGCAGAAAGGGTGCAGTGCTGACAGCCGTATGGCTTCAACTGAGTTGGCGCTACGGAACAGCTGCGACTATGGGGCCAGAATACAATGCAAAGTAAGTTGCGCATCACAGTGTTACCTCACGCAACTGAAAAAACGAGAGAAATTAACTGGCAGCGGAGATTGCGTTCTATAATTACGTAATTACGAACAGTGACAGTTAAAATTCTTTTGTATCATTAAATTAATGTAAACGAGACATTATTTACCTTGCCAATTGTACAGCAAAGTAAATATCACTACCAGACCTTGCTTACTTAGTAGTCTAATTTTTTAACAACACTTAATACAATTGCAGAACTGTATTTACCTTGGCTTCTATTTCATTCTCTCTTTCTTTCGTTTACGTGATCTTGTATGTTATGTGTGCTTCTGGGCATGAATTACAGCGTTGAATGCATACGGTGTTGTAGTTTGGTTATGGTTATGGTCATCCATTCTGTGCTACAACTGTTGTtgtgatttgtttattttttggtTGTGTGACTTATTTGTGGTTCAATGTGGCAAATCAAGCTGTTCATGCAACTGCAGTAGATAGGGAGGTGAAAGCAGATTACTTAGGTGAAAGTAATCAGGTGGAGATGAAAACAGAAGCAAGTAGTAGTGAAATGTTGAAGGATTCCGGTATAGGTGACAGTAGTATATCAACAGAGATGGGAAGTCCTAATGCAGTATCATCACCAGTCATAGAGACGTCTAGATGTAATGAGTGTAGATTTAGGTCTAACATGTCTATCGTTgacatgttcaaaacattattacATGATAATAAACAATTAAAGGAAGATATTAAGCGATCAGAAGAACTACATAACAAACAATTAAGGGAAGATACTAAGCGATCAGCAAAGCCAGATAACAAAAATTAAGGGAAGATATTAAGTGAGCAGTAGAGCATATAAACGAACGACTCAGTAAAAAGATCGACGAGTCTAATGAGACTCTAAGGAAACTGGCTGAAACAAGTCATCAGAGGATAGATGAACTTACCATCCGGTTTGAGGAGAATGTTGCAGGCAACACCAAATGTTTTGAAAAGGTAGAATCGGATGTCAAAGAAGTGAAGGAAGAACTTACTAAAAAGGTTAAGGTTTATGAAGAGCATTTTGACCAACTGGATGAGGAAGTGAAACATTGTAAACACAGGATATCAGCTAATGCACTAAACCAGAATGCTTATGCATGGCGAGTAGAAGAGGTGTACAGTGAGGTAGGAAAGACTAAAGAACAGGTCGGTCAGCAAGTGAAGAGTGAAGTGAAATCACTATTACATGATGGAAGCATTGCCGGAGGTAGCTTCATTGGTATACATAATTATGAGGTCTTCCTTGGCATAGAAAATTTTAAGAACTTCAAACCAAATTGAAGATGGCATCCCAGAGATTTCTTAGATCAATTTAAGGGCGTGTTACCTGAATTATGGGATGAGCACAGAAAGATACACTTCGTTGCAGTACGATTGGAAGGTGAAGCTGGTACCTGAGGACATAAGTGTACAACCTTTGCTGAATTTGAAAAAGAATTTTTGCAACAATATTGGTCGCGGCGGAAGCAAAACAAAGTATGTAACAGTCTATACCAAGGTAGAAGGTTTGAGAGAGGGCGCGaccagaaattaaagaaattttttcaaGATTATTATGATAGGAACTTGTATTTAGATGAACCGATGACGACAGAAGCAATAGTGTCCTTGATCATAAGTAAACTACCGACAGGAAAACAGGATAAGTTGCTAGCAATCCCTAGAGATGACGTAGAGGCTATGAACTCAGCCGTAGGGCAACTAGAAACGTTCTATGATTCGCGAGGAACAGGAAGAGGAAAAGGTGAGAGTAGAGTACCAGGGAACAACAAATCCAATACAGATACCCATTTAAACCATAACAAAAGACATGGTGGATGACATTGTAACAATAATAATGACAGGAGACATTATGGTGATTTCTGTGGCCATGGTGGTCACAGAGGCGACCGTGGCAACTAGGGATATCAGAACTCAGGACACGATGTATCGGATGACCAGTTGCGAAACTGGAAACGTGgcaagtggaaagagtatataactTATTTTGAGGGTGTAATCAGCAGCATACCTCATGCCACGAAAGCAAACACATTGTGGAAAACATTAAACTATACTATAGTGAGCAAGATCAATGACTGACTGATATATTGTGACATGTCTGAatctgcatacagggtgttacaaaaaggtacggccaaactttcaggaaacattcctcacacacaaataaagaaaagatgttatgtggacatgtgtccgggaacgcttaatttccatgttagagctcattttagtttagtcattatgtacgctcaatggagcacgttatcatgatttcatacgggatactctccctgtgctgctagaacatgtgcctttacaagtacgacacaacatgtgtttcatgcacgatggagctcctgcacatttcagtcgaagtgttcatatgcttctcaacaacagattcggtgaccgatggattggcagaggtggaccaattccatggcctccacgctctcctgacctcaaccctcttgactttcatttatgggggcatttgaaggctcttgtctacgcaaccccggtaccaaatgtagagactcttcatgctcatattgtggatggctgtgatacaatacgccattctccagggctgcatcagtgcatcagggattccatgcgacggagggtggatgcatgtatcctcgctaacggaggacattttgaacatttcctgtaataaagtgtttgaagccacgccggtacattctgttgctgtgtgtttccattccatgattaatgtgatttgcagagaagtaataaaatgagctctaacatggaaagtaagcgtttccagacacatgtccacgtaacatattttctttctttgtgtgtgaggaatgcttcctgaaagtttagccgtacctttttgtagcaccctgtatatgtcaGCAGCTGTTGTCCTTAAGTACCAACATTCATTTCTGATTATTATGAGGTTTTATGAGGACACTCTTATCGAGTGAGATTTAACTTGGATGTGTTACTGCCATATCATTTTTTTACTTTCTATTTGTTTAATCTAGATTATATGTATTACATTTTTCCTTGCCCATACAGTGATATGGTTTAAGTGATTACTAGTGTCTAGTGTCTATAGGTTGTACTATCTAAAAGTGTTTGATTTAAAAGTTTCTTACTACTCCTGCTTAATGATTGCTATTAGCATTTGTGCCATTCACTTAGTAACTGAATTTAACTTAGTGGAGATCcatatattttttctcttttttttcttattagCCTGTGTTTTTGTTTTACTATATCATATAGAACATTGTAATGTTTATTGTAGCAGTAACAGACTATGAGTAGGTTGAATAGGCATTGCTAGGACAACACCGAGACCGTCGTTAACCTGTTTCATGTACGCCAATGGTCGGATTACCACGAGGCAAGAGTGACGAGCTGACAACTATACTGCACATCTGCTCGTCGGCGCAGCGTCGACGTTACAGTCGCTCCCCACCCCTTTCAATGCAAAGATCACTCTCTTGTGCTGCAGTGTTGTGagtagtgaaattttttttttttttgctggattttGACAAATAGTGCTGATGGAGGTTCTCCGGCTTTTGCCCAATAGTGCCATCAGTGATATTGTCTGCCTGGAGTAGCAATGAACACGTGTTTTTTCTACTGTTTTCTTTTATCTCTTTCTTTCAAGCACCTGCCTATCATATCTAACCTATTgtgtttgtatttataaacctttcTATTTCAGGGACTTAATATTCTTGTGTCTTATTGTGTTAATTATTTGGTTTATCCACTCTactgtaaattagttttgctatagCGGTTGCACTGTAGGTAgggatttttgttatgttttttttctttttttctgttgacAACTGCTTACTTATTGTTCTTTATGTTTTCATTATTGTGAGTGACTCATGTCTGGTCCACATGTGGCAATGGTCTATACCCGTGGGATGGGGCAGTACACCCTCTGCCCTCACACCACCTCTTTAACCCCCTGCAGGAGGGAATTATCTAGGTTTCGATAGTCTCTTCAACAGTTCAAAAACTTTTTTGTGCGGGAATGTAAGCATACTGTCATATTGCTGGCTTAGTTACAGAGTACCTTTACGGACAGCATTTTTTGCAGAGTCGAGcatgggacacggaactgttatgttgtgttgtgggtagctctgcatgtgagaggcactaTTATTATGGAAAttaaagtgttgctacaagtgctacatcagtaaagtgatgaaatatggaagtgatttagaggaaagtgcgtaaagatgtatttaaaaatgagcagtgccgccgataacacatttgtgtatcctctcgttgtgtGTCGCACGGCATCAATCATCTGCGCGGTGTTCCATCTCCcagatgaactaatgtgaatcagtaatactatttaccacaaaagagagcacttaagtgccagtgtcttgtagcgagcgtgagaacgtgcgttcggtcaccGCGTTTCCGTATCATCAACAATCAAccacgccgcgacggttacgcgcacgctcgtacaattgagaactgtgaactgtaaattaactTTATGAGCAGTGTTATATTATTACTAGTATCAAGGAGGACTGGGACCAGATATTCGTATGTGTGACGAgcataagaactttcgttcgatcatccggcttccgcatcatcatcaATCACCCGCGTCATGTCGGTTACGCGTATACTCGTCCAAGTGAtactgtggacagataatcatctagaagttggcatcaaaacttatgacttagaatgtaagcagtccaacctgtgatttcttatcttctcagaatatagatgttcataccagacataggacagtgttgtgcttgacgttgagtggctcccccaaaacccgcttgcatatttggattcataatttcaggcaagccaccagaagtgtggagcagaacaatacgaccgccgcgggatggTCAAGAAGCGGTTAGAAGCGAGATTCCAGTATAAGGGACCCCCAACCACTTGTTCCACTAGGTGTGTTACAATGTTTTCATCAGTTGTTTCATTTTTCTCGAAGCACCACGAACCAGAGTTCCGCTTTTTCCGGCAAACTCGCAGCGTTCGTACTTTCATCTGCACTTCTGGCGCTCCATGGGGTCATAGCTGGATTATTTTGATGTTCTACTGCCGATTGTAACTCCCTGATTTGTCTTTGTAGCTCGTCTTAAATGCCTACTAAATATTGTTGCTTACACGTCCGCGTCGTCCTCGGATCCGACGATATCGATCGACTccgtattttcatttgcttatttcCGCTTGTTTGCGGGGTCACTACTTTATAGCCCTCCTCAGCATCCATGTAATTAATTTCGACAAATACTATTTCAGGAAAACTATTACCTTATTCGCAAAAGTCTGAATCAATTCTCAACAAAGagcaaagtttttttaaaaaaaaggaaagacaaaTATGACAAAGAATAAACAACATTCTCTGTTTCCATTTCCGGAATAAACAACAACGTGCACTGAGCTTTATTCATCGAAAAACTTTGGCTATTTGAACGTAAAGTTCAGCAAGGCCACTGCTTTTAGGAAATCCAGGACTTGAAGACTGGTGATGAATGGTATAAGCAGTTAGCTGATCCTTAAATTTCCTAGAATTGAAGGATGGTCCATCATCTGTTTCCAGCACATCAAGTATTCCAGACAAACTGATTCAGTTACCTATTATTTTTTCAGAAGTTCTTCATTGGTATTGCTTAGCAtattataaaattaaagaaattgatGATGTCTGTCCACTATTAGCAAATACTTATGTTTTCCCAAACCAAATAAATCTGCAGAAATTATTTATCCTTGTTAACTTTGTATTGACTCCACTATAATGGGTTCATGTATCTCATTTTTCGGATGCTGTTGATGTATGTTACATCCTGATATGTAATTCTTGAGTTATTTTTTCCAGGTGTCTTACATGAACTGATTTAAGTgtccttttaattaattgttctggTGTAATTATCTTTTGTCCTTCGAAGAAAGTTCCTTCAGTACAGCTAATCATTTCTTTAAAGATACAAAAATGTGACAATTCTTACGTCATTTCCTTAATTGTATCTGGAAATCGTATTTGATCGAGAGCCATATCAGATGATTTAGTATGCTCTTCGTGATTATCAGGTTCACGAAATTTACATAAACTGGATAGAAATGCAGTACAAAACCACCAGTAGCTGGGTGCAATGTTCTGCAGGACTGACTGCCAGCTTTCTTGTGACAGACAGCACTCGTCAATGCTCATCTCAGTCCCTTTGTTACTGTAATGCATGCCATAACACACGACTTACAGAAGTGTGTACCATGTACGTGGCTGATGATGTGATACTTACCAGGCAGGATCTTGAAACTCAAGTCCAATCATGGTATGATGTCCACAAAGATTTGACCCCCATTTAAACACCCACAAGACTGAGTGCCTTGAAACGATCTCATCTCCTAGGACAATAGAAATTAATGAAGCTTCTCTTATCAAGATGGACACATTCCGATGGTTAAGTTATCGACTACAGAGTTATGGCTCTGTGTATGGGGATGTGCGATCAAGAATCAAAATGACCTGGATGCGATTTAGAGCTGTCATTCCTATTATTTGTGAAAAGACGATGCCTATTCGCCTAAAATCAAAGACATACCGCAAACTGAAAAGGTCAGTTGCATTATATGGTACCGAGTGTAGGCTCATACCTATAAGTCCCGAGCACTCACTACATGTCATGGAAATACAGATACTGAGAAAGTCCTGCTCGACCACATCACAGTAAAATGATACAACAGCTAGCTGTAACGGCTCCAGTCAGTGAGAAGATGCAAGAATGATGACTTCGGTAGCATGGAGACATCATAAGAGCACCACCTACTATAGTCATCAGCTCAGCCTGTCATCTCACTGTCATAGGTCAGAAACAATGTGGAAGACCTAAATTACGGTGGTTAGACATTATAAACGCAGATCTAAGATCAAGAAACCTAAATCGACAGGAGACGCAAAATCTTAAGAAATGGCATGCATTGAGCCACAAAGCAGAACCCACTCCAATGGGAAGGCATTAAGAAGAAAAGATTCTTAAATATAGCTGCCTTTAGTTGAGTCACTGACAGGTAAAATCATAAGTACTGGTTCTTCCATTTCTACCTTACCTTCCTGTTCCTTGTAATCTCTGCTTAGAACATCAAGTAATACAGATGCCGACTCTCTCAAATTTCTGTGGGTACATATCAATAGCGGAACGTGGTATATGTTTTCAGGGGAGTCtcgatatttttttaaatgattatctttcactgctaattttttataaccattgcccaTATTATAAAGGGATATGCTGTGCTAAAGAAAAATATACCTTTACTGTTAGTTGGGGCTCCTTAAGTATAAGAGAAATGGGTTCAAATCTGGGTCCAAATGTATATGGCCAGATCCACAAGCCATAAAATGTTTCCGAGGTCGACTCTGTCTGAAATGAACAATGGGGCCAATTCTGGGACCAAAGTAATGCACTGACAATGTGTCCACCCACACAAAGATTTCTGTGATAGGCCCTGACTCACAATGGCTCTCACACTAGTTGGTTTGTCTTCTAAGGATCAGTTACTGATGAATATTCTTGACATATATAATCGTAACATTAACTGATTATTCCGTCTTAAATTATTTGTCTACTTTTCAACTTTTAATTCACTATTAAAATGCGATTTAGGTCAGCAATTATGAAGTATTGTATACTTTAAACGATTTACATGAACAATTATTGCAAGAGGCAGTGATGTTATCAACACTTTAATAAAAGAAAATACCACATTCAGACAGATTAAAACGAAAAAATCTTCATAAATGCGGATAATTTTGATTGCATTGCGGAAAGAACTATGCAAGGATTTTCTTCTGAACAGAAACTACAAGGTGACTAACTTTATACAccaaatgataataataatcacGACATGACAATTCAATGTAAAATACATTCCTTCTTACATCATTTGCATTTACGAATTTGTTTGCAGTTTTGATAAcatcaattttttattcatttctttatgAACACGCAAAATTGCCAACACTTTCAGTCTTATTTGGGTCACTGTTGACTGCGAAAATATCTACAAACGTCAAAGTTCGCTCAGAGGTAGAAGGAGTAATAGGTAAAGTTAAAATCATCCTTACAAATTGCACTCACTCTGTAAGCATCTCATGCATGGGTCCGCTATCTTCTCTacataaaatatttgtaatgtcTGACAAGATGGCAAATTATTCTTACTTTGTTCTGCATgtctttcttctgcttgtttttattAAAGTCTGTCCCACACAATTGCAGAATTCGATCAGCACCAATTTGACCGATAGGAAAAGCTTTAAGTTGTGAAATAAGCTCCGAAACCTGTGTTTGAAATCTATGATTTAGTGAATCCACAGACACataaattatttcagtaaatatttatgCGTACATTTCCCCAACCTTTTGATACACATGAGGATTACTACCTTCATTGTAGCACTTTGGAATTTTCCTTTTACAGGCAGAActgattcatctgtgttcagttcctCTGCTTTCCTCATCGTTTCATTCCACAACTATTTGTGCCAAAATATTTGTAAAGTTTCCACTATAGTTTTGATTTCTCAGTATGAAAATGATTTCTTCTGATAGtaagaatgaaatttttaaatcCTGCCTAAAACTGAAAATAAGGAAGCTCAATTGATGTAGGTTTTAAAAATATCCACTAGCTTTCCCACCGACTTCACTTTTCTTTCTTCTATCAGATCTTCCTAAAATTACAAGAGAACATCATAATTACTTTCTGATGATTCTTGTGGTTGTACCTTCAAACAACCTTTTGGGACAAAATGGCAACAAAGTCAGTCTGGGAACGCTTTTTTACAACACCAGCTTCGTTGTCTTCTTGTAGTGGCTGAAACACTGTTAGCTTCTTCAGCTAATGTCTTACAGAACGTATTAATTCACTAAGAATCGCCAGAAAGTCCTTGCACATAATTAATACCTTGCATTACATATTGCACTACCAAAATCAAATTACGTGCTGAATGACGAACAAATGTAGCTATTGACTCCAGCTGTGTAATCCTGCTTTGAAAAACTGTTGAATGTCCACTGACATTACTCGCTCCGCCACAACATTGACCATCAAAGTATTTTACGTCGAGAGATAAGTGTCTTATgacatcctggacgacatcagacAATGTCCTAGACCATATTGCAGCTACTTCATATAATCCCATAAACTCATCTTCAAGTTGCCGATTTTTATCGACAAATATGAAGCAAATGGATATTTTTTCGTTCATGATATGTCGCAAGTCACAtctaaaaagagagaaaaatattttaccACCTTAATGGATTTCACAGTGTTTTACTGTACATCACTGGATAATAAAGAGACAATTTAATTCAATACATGGTGAGAAATGCACTTATACATAGTTCG carries:
- the LOC126235298 gene encoding uncharacterized protein LOC126235298, encoding MYVADDVILTRQDLETQVQSWTIEINEASLIKMDTFRWLSYRLQSYGSVYGDVRSRIKMTWMRFRAVIPIICEKTMPIRLKSKTYRKLKRSVALYGQKQCGRPKLRWLDIINADLRSRNLNRQETQNLKKWHALSHKAEPTPMGRH